A stretch of DNA from Pongo pygmaeus isolate AG05252 chromosome 3, NHGRI_mPonPyg2-v2.0_pri, whole genome shotgun sequence:
TGGAGTTTCTCTCTCAGATTGGATCAGCAGCAGAAGTGAGGATGTCATTCACCTGGAAATGTTCTTGGCATCCTGGGTGGGGTCTAGGGAGCAGGCCCAAGCTTCTATTGCATGTTGGCAAGGTCCTGAGAAGGAGTTCATATCTGGAGAGCTGTGAGTCAGGCCTTCCTTCCTAGCGGGTTTCCTGTATGCTCAGGGCTTTACTGGCTCTGTCAAGACCCCTTAAAAAAAGGACCCCAGGtgtccacccccgcccccacctccctTCACTCTTGTGAAGGAAATGTGATGCATAAATACATCAGCATCTAGAGGTGGCAAGTGAGACTGCTGGCTAAGAGGATTTCCTGCCAAGTAGGGTGTCCTGGCCAATGAGAGCTCGCTAAGCCAATGACATCATCACTTCATGAAAGCTCAGTGAAATATAGCCAAGAAAATTCGCCCCCCACCCCAGGTTGTCTGGGGGGAACAGAGCAATTCTGTGTGCTTCTGGGAAATGCAGGGCCTGATCCGGTGCTAGTTGGATGGAGGACTCAGTTGGTAGGCATGTTCCAAGCTGCTGCGTTTTCTTGATGCTCCTTAAGGCGGAAATGAAGGTTGAAGGTCGAATGTGGGTGCTGACGGGAGACCAGGGCAGGGGAGGAAGCATGTTCTCAGCACTTTCTGGAAGGAGAGTGGTTACTTGTGTGGGTTCACTCTTTTTAACCTGACCTCCAGGgaatctgtgtttttgttttcataataCTTACCTGCATCCCTGGTTTTTCCATCTGAATATGTGGAGCAAAATACAATggggaatgaaactggattctaaAACTCTACTCTGTAATCTGAGACCATATATGGGATGAGAAGGTGCCTGTACAACCTCACCCCTAAGCCTAACCCCTGCCCCAGGCTGCCAGCCCATACCTTCCCCAGAGAGGCCGTAACATCTCTCCCTTCTGTCTTCCAgatttcccctttccctttgcGTGGTTGACTGGCTACCTGGCCATCCTCGTCGGGGCAGGCATGACCTTCATTGTACAGAGCAGCTCTGTGTTCACGTCAGCCTTGACACCCCTGATTGGTGAGTTACTCTCTGGCTTCTCCCTCTGGCCACCACTGCCATTTCCTGTCACCCCATGGGGCtgatgtgtttgtgttttgtgttCCCCCCAGGAATCGGTGTGATAACCATTGAGAGGGCTTATCCACTCACGCTGGGCTCCAACATCGGCACCACCACTACCGCCATCCTAGCTGCCTTAGCCAGCCCTGGCAATGCATTGAGGAGTTCACTCCAGGTCAGGACTCGAGGCACGGGGACAGGGGCCCTGGGGGTGGGACCACCCCTGGTCTTGCAAACTGGTCTCTAACAAGAGCCAGGCTTTGTGCTATCTAAAAGATGGAACTAATATGTGGAGGGGAAGCCATGGGTAAAGTTTTCAGGAACTTGATATGAGAACAATCAAAACTGTCAGTCCTGAGAGAGGCAGTAAGACCCCATAACTGGTGGTTGTTTCAGCAAAAGTGGGGTGGCTCCTTGATATAGATGTGGAAAAGGTACTTAGGAAGCACGGACACCACCTCCCATCTCCTCACTGCCTCCTATGGGGAACTTTACAATTAGGAGAACTCCTTGGCATGGACCGTCTAGGTTACTTTGTGCAAAACCTTTGcgatttgaatttatttatttatttatttttattttatttttttgagacagagtctcgcactgttgcctaggctggagtgtagtgacatgatctccactcactgcaacctccgcctcccgggttcaagtggttctcctgcctcagcctcccgagtagctgggattacaggcacctgccaccatgcctggctaattttttgtatttttagtagagatggggtttcactatgttggccaggctggtcttgaactccagacctcatgatgcacttgccttggcctcccaaagtgctgggattacaggcgtgagccactgcacccagcctgggatTTGAATTCTTATCTCACCATTTACATACCAAGTGACCTTTGGCAAGTGATCTAACCTGAGCAtcagttccctcatctgaaaGATGGAGGACGTAACCCCTATCTCATTAGGATTATTATAAAGATCTGATGAGGCAAAGCCATCTGTGCAACAGAAATAGAAATTCAagcatataatataaattaaCCGCATATGTCATCCtaaaattttttagtagatacatttttaaaagtagaaacagGCTGATTCATTCTTCAATAATGTATTTGATTTAAACCATTATCACTTTAATATGTCATCAGTCTGTCAAAAATTGAGATATTTGACATTGTTCTTTTCCGggactaagtctttgaaatctaatGTGTATTTCATACTTAAAGCACATCTCAGTGTGGACATGCGGCTAGTGTATTGGACAGTGCTGGTCCACAGCCTTGGCATGGTAATTGGCACCTTGGGAAAGTGACCAAGCGCCTGGCCTCTGGAGCCAAGCTCCCAGGGATGTGAATTTCCACCTCTTCCATCTCCCACCTCAATGGGACTTGAggagcctccattttctcatgtcAAGAAATAATGGTTGCCCCTCTGTAGAGTGTTTTTTGAGGATTGAGATAATGCACAGTTGAGTGCTCCTGGCCCTCCCAGACACATAGTAGGTCCGCATGGAATCCAGCTACTCTCTGGGCTGAGCCATAAAGATAAAGAAGGCCTGGAAGGCCCGAGACTGTGCTGCCTGTGATGCCTGCTAGCttacctcccccttcccctcctccctacTGCCACCCGCATTGGGCAACAGGCCCCTCACCTGTCCAACCTCTTGTGTTGCAGATCGCCCTGTGCCACTTTTTCTTCAACATCTCCGGCATCTTACTGTGGTACCCGATCCCGTTCACTCGCCTGCCCATCCGCATGGCCAAGGGGCTGGGCAACATCTCTGCCAAGTATCGCTGGTTCGCCGTCTTCTACCTGATCATCTTCTTCTTCCTGATCCCGCTGACGGTGTTTGGCCTCTCGCTGGCCGGCTGGCGGGTGCTGGTGGGCGTCGGGGTTCCCGTCGTCTTCATCATCATCCTGGTACTGTGCCTCCGACTCCTGCAGTCCCGCTGCCCACGCGTCCTGCCCAAGAAACTCCAGAACTGGAACTTCCTGCCGCTGTGGATGCGCTCGCTGAAGCCCTGGGACGCCGTCTTCTCCAAGTTCACCGGCTGCTTCCAGatgcgctgctgctgctgctgccgcgtGTGCTGCCGCGCGTGCTGCTTGCTGTGTGGCTGCCCCAAGTGCTGCCGCTGCAGCAAGTGCTGCGAGGACTTGGAGGAGGCGCATGAAGGACAGGATGTCCCTGTCAAGGCTCCTGACACCTTTGATAACATAACCATTAGCAGAGAGGCTCAGGGTGAGGTCCCTGCCTCGGACTCAAAGACCGAATGCACGGCCTTGTAGGGGGCGGCCCAGATTGTCAGGGGTGGGGGGATGGTCCTTGAGTTTTGCATGCTCTCCTCCCTCCCACTTCTGCACCCTTTCACCACCTCGAGGAGATTTGTTCCCCACTAGCAAATGAAATTGATGCAGTCCTACCTAATTCGATTCCCTTTGGCTTGGTGGATAGGCCTGCAGGGCACTTTTATTCCAACCCCTGGTCACTCAGTAGTCTTTTACTCCAGGAAGGCACAGGACGGTACCTAAAGAGAACTACAGAATGAACCTGGCTGGACGGATGTCTAATCCTGCACCTAGCTGGGTTGGTCAGTAGAACCTATTTTCGGATTCAAAAACCATCTTCAGAAAGAAAAGGCCCAGGGAAGGAATGTATGAGAGGATCTCCAAGATGAGGAAGTGTACTCTCTATGACTATCAAGCTCAGGCCTCTCCCTTTTTTTAAACCAAAGTCTGGCAACCAAGAGCAGCAGCTCCATGGCCTCCTTGCCCCAGATCAGCCCAGGTCAGGGGACATAGTGTCATTGTTTGGAAACTGCAGACCACAAGGTGTGGGTCTATCCCACTTCCTAGTGCTCCCCACATTCCCCATCAAGGCTTCCTCACGTGGACAGGTATGCTAGTCTAGGCAGTTCACTTGCAGTTTCCTTGTCCTCATGCTTCGGGGATGGGAGCCACGCCTGAACTACAGAGTTCAGGCTGGATACACGTGATCACCTGCTGCTCTTGTCTTCCTAAGAGACAGAGAGTGGGACAGATGGAAGAGAAGAAAGTGAGGAATGGGTAGCATAGCATTCTGCCAAAAGGGCCCCAGGTTCTTAATTTAGCAAACTAAGAAGCCAAATTAAAAAGCATTGTGGCTAAAGCCTAATGCTCCTCTCTTGGTCCAAAAACCCTCCCTGTTGGATCTTTTGAAATAAAACGTGCAAGTTAGACAGGCTCCTAGTCTGCATGCTGCCACCTTGAATCCCAGGGAGTATCTGCGCCTGGAATAGCTCTCCACCCCTGTCTGCCTCCTTACTTTCTGTGCAAGATGACTTCCTGGGTTAACTTCCTTCTTTCCATGCATCCACCCACTGGAATCTCTTTCCAAACATTTTTCCATCTTCCCATAGATGGGCTTTGATTAGCTGTCCTCTCTCCATGCCTGCAAAGCTCCAGATTTTTGGGGAAAGCTGTACCCAACTGGACTGCCCAGTGAACTGGGATCATTGAGTACAGTCGAGCACACGTGTGTGCATGAGTCAAAGGGGTGTGCTCCTTCTCATCCTAGATGCCTTCTCTGTGCCTTCCACAGCCTCCTGCCTAATTAcaccactgcccccaccccaccctcagccATTCCAATTCTTCCTGGCCAGTGAGCTCCAGCCTTATCTAGGAAAGGAGGAGTGGGTGTAGCCGTGCGGCAAGATTGGGGCCTCCCCCATCCCAGCTTCTCCACCATCATagcaggtcaggagatcagacaGTCCTCCCCTGACCCTCCGCCTTGTAGATATCAATTCCCAAACAGAGCCGAATACTCTATATTTATAGTCACACCCCTGTACAGCATTTTTCATAAGTTATATAGTAAATGGTCTGCATGATTTGTGCTTCTAGTGCTCTCATTTGAAAATGAGGCAGGGTTCTTCTAtgaaatgtaaagaaagaaaccactttgtatattttgtaatgCCACCTCTGTGGCCATGCCTGCCCCGCCCACTCTGTATATATGTAAGTTAAACCTGGGCAGGGGCTGTGGCCGTCTTTGTACTccggtgatttttaaaaattgaatcttTGTACTTGCATTGATTGTATAAtaattttgagaccaggtctcgctgtgttgctcaggctggtctcaaactcctgagatcaagcagtccgcctacctcagcctcccaaagtgctgagattacaggtgtgagccaccaccaggcctgattgtaattttttttactggttgtgggaagggagaaataaaatcatcaaACCCAAAAGAAGTGTGTTGTTTTTAATTACAGGGAAATAGGGACCTCCTTGgatctattttataaaaatgtgaggTCTCCTTTTACCTCGTTGCACTGCTAGGAGCAAGATGGGTCACCAGCAGCTGCACTGGAGCCACCCGCAAAAATTCGGCCAGGGTTCTCGCTCTTGTCGCGTCTGTTCAAACCGGCACGGCCTGATCCGGAAATATGGCCTCAATATGTGCCACCAATGTTTCCGTCAGTACGCGAAGGATATCGGTTTCATTAAGTTGGACTAAATGATCTTCCTTCAAAGGATTATCCAAGGCATCTACTCAATGAAAAACCATGATAGTTCTTTGTACataaaatacacatttgaaaaaacaaaacaaaacaaacaaaaaaagaatgtgaggTCTCTTCCTGCACTGAATGTCACTACCCACCACTTACCATCTGACCCTCCAGCTGCATAATTTGTGGAGCCTCTTATTCAAAAGCCTGGGGAAAAGTGTCATTTTATATTGTGCAATGCCAATTTCAAACACAAACATAAGGCCTATTAACACTCGTCTGTGGAATCATTGACATGACGTAGCTCTTATGTGTAGCTCACACATGTATTTTATTCCTACAAGAACAGTGAAAGCATTGCACAAAACTAactcaattgttttgatttcactactttttttttttgacacattgtctcgctctgtcgcccaggctagagtgcagtggtgtgatttctgcttactgcaacctctgcctccaggattcaagcgattctcctgcctcagcctcccaagtagctgggattacagatgcatgccaccacacccagacaatttttgtatttttagtagagacagggtttcaccatgttggccaggctggtctggaactcctgacctcaaatgatccacccgcctcagcctcccaaagtactgggattacaggtgtgagccactccgcCTAGCCTGATTTCACTTTTTGTGCACATTCTGCCAACGCTCTCTGCCTTCCTGATGAGTAAGgaagaactgaaaggaaaaagagcAATGGGCCACCCTTTCCACATGAGCGTTTTTCAGCCTAAGTGAGAAAAGACAGGGTAGGGTTTCTTATTTGTTCCTTGCTTGTTTCCTTGGAGTGCCATTACCTTTTTGCTGCATTCAAAGAAAGTTCTGGTTTGAATGGAAAGTATGGCCTTTCAGTGCTGTGTGTTCTGCCAACCACTGTGCTAGTCAAAATAATAACGTTTTGGttgggtgcggtgcctcatgcctgtaatcccagtgctttgggagggaggctgaggtgggtggatcggaaggtcaggagatcgagaccatcctggctaagacagtgaaaccccgtctctactaaaaatacaaaaaattagccgggcatggtggtgggtgcctgtaatcccagctactagggaggctgaggcaggagaaacacttgaacccgggaggcggaggttgcagtgagccaagatcgtgccactgcactccagcctggacaaaaagagctaaactcttaaataaataaataaataacttgttaAGGAAGAGTTGACTTTAAGAAACATTTGTAGGACTAAGTTGGTCACACCTCTTTGTAAGCCAGCTGTGCTGAGGGCTGAATCCGTATTGCAAAGCACAGTGAATTTGGGCTTGGAATCACTCAGATTGCTGGGTTCCACTCGTAGCTCTGTCATTTACTGTCTCAATAGCAACTTCCTCATCTGGAATATGGGACAGTAACACTTGGCTTCCTGTGattatgaaaatgaaacaatatatgtaaatatttagccAGGGTGGGTTTACTGTAAGTGCTTGGCATATGGCTCTGCCTCAAAATGTAGGGGATGAACATGCATGGCAGATGTACAAGATACACTTCCCACGcttgtttgcatttttcttcctctgagtATTTCCAAAGTGACATGCCAAGTCAAGAAGGCTGCTATCAACCCAAGAAACCGAGGCCAGGACTGGCCTGGGATTATTAGGATGAGTTGAATAAATGTCATGTGGCCTGGGAGCAGTCCCCGGACTGGGCTCTGCAGCCATGGGACAGGAGTCAAGGACCACTCAGCATTTCCAAAACAAATCGTTGCTCTGTAAACTCACTTCCGAGTCCCAGCCAATGGCAGTGGTGAGTGTTATTTTAAAagggatttgtttttgtttttgagtccgagtcttgctctatcacccaggctggagtgcaatggcatgatctcagctcactgcaacctccacctcctggtttcaagtgattgtcctgcctcagcctcccaagtagctgggactgctggtgcccaccaccatggctggctaatttttgtatttttagtagagacggggtttcaccatgttggccaggctggtctcgaactcctgacctcaagtgatccacctgcctcggcctcccaaagttctgggattacaggtgtgagctactgcgcccagccttaaaagggttttttacattattatttgtCCAGGTTGAAGATCACGTAtgtctggccgggcacagtggctcacgcctgtaatcccagcactttgggaggctgaggcaggcagatcagttgaggtcaggagtttgagaccagcctggccaacatggtgaaaccccatctctgttaaaaatacaaaaaattaaccaggaatggtgggtgcctgtaaccccagctccctgggaggctgaggcaggagaatcacttgaacctgggaggtggaggttgtagtgagctgaaatcatgccactgcactccagcctgggcaacaaagcgagactccatctcagaaaagaagaaaatcaaatggCTAGAGAGTGTACAACAAACAGCATTACCATTTGCTCTGCCCTCCTCTGCCCGATACTCCTGTCTGACTCCCCAGGCGCAATCCTTTCCAGCTCTTTCAGTGCTTTCTTCTGGTATTTTGTTCTGCAGTTATCACATGATTATAGTGGCTTTTTCTTAATGCAGCCATTGATCTGTTTTGGGGGAGATAGAATTTAGCTCTCATGCCACACCCTTACTACCAATGACTCCTTCTCCCAACCAGTAgttaatatttacaatattattttaattgtgataaacTGCAGAAGTAAATAGTGCaccaacattttctttctttgttttcatcaGTGCTGTCATCTACCTATAAATAATCTTCCCCAATTGCTTCCAATCATCTGATAACCTTTTggtttcttccctcccctctctcttccccttccttcgcctcctctccccttcctccccctctctctctctctttctttccctcaccTTCTgcactttctccctccctctctcactccctttctctttctctctctttctttcataccCAAGAaaggatacagagaaaataaaatttttgagtcTATGCATTGAGTCCATGTGTgtgtgaaaatgtattttaaccTCAAGATTGATCaatagtttgaaaaccactgccttGGCATAAGGAAGGTATTGCTCCATTGTCTTCTAGAATCTTGTAGATAAGAGACCTGGAGCAGAGACAGGCCCAGCATCCAGCCAGCACTGTCACCAGACATGCAAATGAAGCCACCATAGAGCATCCAGCCAGCATCCTGCCTGACTGGCGGGGCCAGCAGAACAGCCCAAAAACGTCCAGCCCTGATTGCTGACCATGGAGTAAACAAAGAAAATGGTGATTATTTTTAAGACGTTACAATTTTGAGGTTGTTTGTTACACAGCACAAGATAACTGATACAGAATTCAACACTCCGAAGTGTAGACTGTGGCTTCAGTCTGATGTATTTCCTGCAGCTCATCGCCCACCCCTTGTCCTTCTCACTGTGGCTCCTTTGGTTATTTCCTTCAGAGAATAAACCTCCTATCTCTTGCCTGGAGTGGTGACAGGTTCACCAGGTACCTTATTTAATCATTAGCTTCAGGCTAGGCACAATgactcaagcttgtaatcccagtgctttgggaggctgagatgggaaaaccacttgagcccaggagttcaagaccagcctgggtaacaaagtgagaccctgtcactacaaaaattttttaggcctggcgtgatggctcatgcctgtaattccagcactttgggagaccgaagtgggtggatcactcgaggtcaggagctcgagaacagcctggccaacatggtaaaatcctgtctctactaaaaatacaaaaattagctgggtatggtggcaggcacctgtagtccctcaggagctactcaggaggctactgaggaggctgaggcaggagaattgcttgaacctgggaggcagaggttgtagtgagccgagaatgGTGCCactgggcgacagaatgaaactgtgtctcaaaataacaacaataataataatttttaaaaaattagccaggtatgatggtgtgaacctgtagtctcagctacttggaaggctgaggcaagaggatcactaaagcccaggagttggaggttgcagtgagctatgattgcaccactgcacagcagcctgggcaacagagcaagactctgtctctaaaaaaaattttttatttttgtttttttttttttttgagacggaattttgctcttgtctcccaggctggaatacaaaggcacgatcttggctcactacaacctctgcctcccagttcaagtgattctcctgcctcagcctcctgggtagctggggttacaggcacacagcaccacaccgagctaatttttgtatttttagtagagacagggtttcaccatgttggccaggctggtcttgaacttctgacctaaggtgatccacccgccttagcctctcaaagtgctgggattacaggtgtgagccaccatacctggcctaaaaaaatacttttttgagttaaaaaaaaaaatcactagctTCATgtcattggtgtgctgtattagCAGACTGAATCATCTTCCACAGGCCCTGGTTAACATATGGCCTGTGAGGACAGCATAAATTACGCTGCCATGAAGTAAAATTATGCCTTCTCATTTGGCTCAGGTTAATTACCTAGGACCCAAAGGGGCTCTGGAATCTGCTTGTTGGTGCTGAGAttgtagttttgcatttttcaCTTCGTTGGAGTCTTAGGAAGTCGGTAAATAACATCCCTTTCTTCccttacataatttattttattttatttatttatgtatttatgtatttatttattttttgaggctgagCCTTGCTttattggagtacagtggtgccacctcagctcattgtaatctccgcctcccaggttccagtgattctcataccttggcctcccaagtagctgggattataggtgcacaccaccacgcctggctgttttttttgttttttttttttgtatttttagtacagacggggttttaccatgttggctaggctggtctcaaactcctgacctcaagtgattcacctgcctcagcctcccaaagtgctgggattacagatgtgagccaccacgcctggccaccttACAGAATTTAGAATCAATTGAAAAATAAGACACACAGGACAGAATGATGGagatgaaaatattcattttattatttattaaggaAGCTAATTGTAAGATGCAGCATTTAGAATTGCCAGGAGGTGGGGACAGGGGAGCTTACTAACACTTTACCTTTGAATTAAACCAATTTTCTTACCCAGGCTCAGGCAGAGGTGAATCTACAGGCCTTTCCCATGAGAATGGAGCCTGTCCTGAGGTTTCCCAGCTGACAGACACAAGGGTGGGCAAGCTGCAGAGCTCAGCATGCTTTGTTTCTCCTCCCAAACTTGACAATCAGATGCCATGGAGGCCCAGATGTGACAACTGTGGATGCTCTAGGGGGTTGAAGGTCCTGCTCTAACATCCTAGtaaggtcgggcacagtggctcatgcctgtaatcccaacattttgggaggccaaggcaggcggatcacttgaggagttcaagaccagtctggccaacatggagaaacctcatctctactaaaaatacaaaaattagccaggcatggtggtgcacgcctgtaatctcagctactcaggaggctaaggcacgaggaTTATGTGaacttgggaagcggaggttgcagtgagtcaggatcgccactgcactccagcctgggcaacagagcaagactctgtctcataaaataaaaaacaaacaaacaaagagacaTCATAATAGGAACTGCAGGTGACTTCCCTAAataggcattttctttctttcttttttcttatataatcCTCATTATTTTggaggcattttcttttttaaaaaaatacatattttttcagaGTCAGtatccctcttgtcacccaggctggagtgtagtggcatgatcatggctcactgcagcctccaactcctaggcccaagcaatcctcccccctcagcctcccaacatgctgagattacaggtgtgagccactgcacccagccctacaTAGGCATTTTCCGTTCATCACCTCACTGACTCATCATAGCCTGAGGAACAGGAGTTATTTATCTCCACTTAATAGAGAGAGATGCAGAAGCTTCCAGGGACATAGCTGAGGGTCCCAAGATGAGAGGATTAAGATCCACAGCCCACCCCTCGGACCACTGAATTGTGCTGCCTTGGGACTCACTGACCTCACAGTACTCACGGTTATTAAAGCAGGACAGATGCATGGGAGTTGAAGAATCAAGGTGTCTGGAAGGAAGGACTTAGAGAAAGGCTGCAGAGCCACCCAGGTATAAAAGTAAAgggcaggccgggtgcggtggctcatgcctgtaatctcagaactttgggaagccgaggcgcatgtatcccttgaggtcaggagttcgagaccagcctggccaagatggtgaaaccctgtctctactaaaaatacaaaaattagctgggtgaggtggcacaggcctgtaatcccagctactcaggaggctgaggaatgagaatctcttgaacctgggaggtggaggttggagtgagctgagatcacgccactgccctccagcctgggagacagagtgagactctgtctcaaaataaataaataaataaataaataaataaataaataaataaataaaatgttggagACTCAGATACTCAGTCTTAAGgaagagtctcaaaaaaaagagtagaagttTGGAGACTCAG
This window harbors:
- the LOC129035025 gene encoding small ribosomal subunit protein uS14-like — translated: MGHQQLHWSHPQKFGQGSRSCRVCSNRHGLIRKYGLNMCHQCFRQYAKDIGFIKLD